The following nucleotide sequence is from Hydrogenispora ethanolica.
CTAAAGCTACAGTTGTAGAATAATTCTTTCTAGCAATCGAGCCCGATGGATATAAGTATGTTCAGTCATCACTTTTTGATAACCATTTTTTGCTATCTCTTGTGTCAGTCCCAAATTCGAAAGATAAAAAGCAATTTTGTTAATTAAATCTCTGGGATCATCGTATATCACATAATGGCGTCCGTTTTGACCTAACAACTCGATATTATGCGCATAATTTGTCAGCATTAGCGAACCAGCCGCCATCCCTTCGAACAACCGCATCGTTAATACATTGCCATAATTCCAATTGAAAACGATCCTACTGTCAGCATATATTTCCCCCATCTTTCTCAGAAAAACGCCGGTTTCAAACCGTAATCTTTGCTTGGGAAAGCTCTGTTGTATTAAATTTAAGAGATCATTGCGTTCTTGATAAATTTTAATAAATGATCCTACAAAAGAAATGTCGTATTTTCGTTCTGCCAATGGCAGTCGATTCGGTATATTGGTAGGATCGACTGCCATCGGAAATAACTGATAAGGGAGATGATACTGTTTGGCTAAATGTAATGAAGTGGCGAACAATAAATAATCAATTTTATTCACACGGGTAAAATTTAAATTATAAACAAGTCTGCTTTCCCCATGTAAAATCCAATATAAACGGGGAATTTTTACTCGATTGATATTCAGTATTTTAACGGCAGGACGATAAGGGCTTTCGATAAATAATACGACATCGTATAAATTCTGGTTAATCGTATTAAAGTCGATATATTCCGTATATAAATCGATTTTAAAACCAATGGATCGAAGGGCATCCTCTAAAAAACGGCCTGGATCAAACTCTACGTATGGATGAATAATGAGTAAGCTTTTTTTCACTTTTTTCTCCCACGTTTAAAGATGTCAATGAAGTTTTTCGAATAGACCAAAAAAGAAACTCTATCAACTGAAACCGGCTATCATCTCACATGCTTACTTAATATCCGTTCAAATTCACGGGCTCGGTGGATATAGGTGTGTCCGGACTGAATCATTTGATAGCCGTGCGTACAAACTTTTAGAAGCTTTGAAGGATTCGTCAAATAAAAATTAATTTTGTTTATAATGTCTTGATCATTCCGATAAATGACATAATGTAACCGGTTTTGCCCAAGATATTCGATTCCATTTGCATAATTCGTAAGTAATAAAGCCCCTCCCGCCATAGCTTCAAAAGGCCTGGCTGTCATGATATTCATATAGTTCCAATTGAAAACAATCTTACTGTTACCATAAACGCTACCAAGCTGGTCAAGATAGAGTCCTTGGCTAAATTTCAACCGCAAATTAGGAAAATGAGTTTGGATCAATTTTAATAAACGGTTTCGCTCCGCATAAAACGTAGCAGGTCCAAAACTGCCAACGAAGGATATATCAAAACTCCGCTTGATCAATGGACGATGATATGGAGCAAAATATCGCAAATCAACCGCCATCGGCAACGGATAGCATAAAATTCCGCCATAACGAGGAGCTAAATGATAAGAGTTGGATAACAGCATCACGTTAATCTGATATTCCCGTGACTTTTGAATATTGAAATCAAGCCGGCTTTCTCCATGAACTATCCAATAAAACTTGGGAATTCTCACTTTTTGAATATTCAGAACTGGATTTGGCGCTTTCCAAGGGCTTTCAATAAATAATACAGCATCATATAGATTTTGGTTTATAAAATTAAAATCCACCCCATGATCGCACAAAGTATACTGAAAGCCAATTGCGCGCAATGCATCTTCAAAAAATCGTCCCGGTTCATACGGTGTAAAAGGATGAACGATTAAAATATTTCTCTTCATGATCGCTCCAAGGTTTTTTTCTTATATCATATGACATAGAATCAGCTGGATTTACAGGACTCCCGTATAAATTGGTTATCGCGAGTTTTCATTTGACTATTGCCTGGTTCGGGTCTTGTTTTAAAGAATATACTGTACTAACCGTAATACATAAAGCCCAAAGAGGT
It contains:
- a CDS encoding glycosyltransferase; this translates as MKKSLLIIHPYVEFDPGRFLEDALRSIGFKIDLYTEYIDFNTINQNLYDVVLFIESPYRPAVKILNINRVKIPRLYWILHGESRLVYNLNFTRVNKIDYLLFATSLHLAKQYHLPYQLFPMAVDPTNIPNRLPLAERKYDISFVGSFIKIYQERNDLLNLIQQSFPKQRLRFETGVFLRKMGEIYADSRIVFNWNYGNVLTMRLFEGMAAGSLMLTNYAHNIELLGQNGRHYVIYDDPRDLINKIAFYLSNLGLTQEIAKNGYQKVMTEHTYIHRARLLERIILQL
- a CDS encoding glycosyltransferase gives rise to the protein MKRNILIVHPFTPYEPGRFFEDALRAIGFQYTLCDHGVDFNFINQNLYDAVLFIESPWKAPNPVLNIQKVRIPKFYWIVHGESRLDFNIQKSREYQINVMLLSNSYHLAPRYGGILCYPLPMAVDLRYFAPYHRPLIKRSFDISFVGSFGPATFYAERNRLLKLIQTHFPNLRLKFSQGLYLDQLGSVYGNSKIVFNWNYMNIMTARPFEAMAGGALLLTNYANGIEYLGQNRLHYVIYRNDQDIINKINFYLTNPSKLLKVCTHGYQMIQSGHTYIHRAREFERILSKHVR